In Alosa alosa isolate M-15738 ecotype Scorff River chromosome 19, AALO_Geno_1.1, whole genome shotgun sequence, a genomic segment contains:
- the LOC125284013 gene encoding cdc42 effector protein 3-like: MPLKTSLYRKPASARWPRRLSKRRDVISVNMISLPLGDFRHLSHIGSDGLGDRFGDLSFLKHGHSLLLQSSQSEQNLFLACSPPPPPKPPRLNLDEAEGQESPNWPARRQSSAHRRKKCSSLPLLDSEEGDMVEDEPPGSDRTSNSTSTSPGHGSLNSGRDYSQAPMDISQPDEIDSAFSFSLDLGPSILDDVLQVMNKHHQ, encoded by the coding sequence ATGCCCTTGAAGACCTCGCTGTACCGCAAGCCTGCCTCGGCTCGCTGGCCCCGACGGCTGTCCAAGCGCCGGGACGTCATCTCCGTCAACATGATCAGCCTCCCGCTGGGCGACTTCCGGCACCTCTCCCACATCGGCTCAGACGGCCTGGGTGACCGGTTCGGAGACCTGTCCTTCCTGAAGCACGGACACAGCCTGCTGCTCCAGAGTTCCCAGAGCGAGCAGAACCTCTTCCTGGCCTGCtcgccgccgccgccaccaAAGCCCCCGCGCCTCAACCTGGACGAGGCCGAGGGCCAGGAGAGCCCCAACTGGCCGGCCCGGCGGCAGAGCTCGGCGCACAGGCGGAAGAAGTGCAGCTCCCTCCCACTGCTCGACAGCGAGGAGGGCGACATGGTCGAGGACGAGCCACCCGGGTCTGACCGGACCAGcaacagcaccagcaccagcccaGGACATGGAAGCCTGAACTCAGGGAGAGACTACAGCCAGGCTCCCATGGACATTTCACAGCCAGATGAGATCGACTCGGCATTCTCCTTCAGTCTTGACCTCGGCCCATCCATTTTGGATGATGTGCTTCAGGTGATGAACAAGCATCATCAgtaa